From one Diprion similis isolate iyDipSimi1 chromosome 7, iyDipSimi1.1, whole genome shotgun sequence genomic stretch:
- the LOC124407854 gene encoding spermatogenesis-associated protein 20 isoform X1: MYVMIPRRCSIWTSIRRFSYEHQIKKFSTKDIKLLQVVVNKCHSKRYIYSERLFIPYSVRMTSTTVKGEPSGRKIQNKLAFEKSPYLLQHASNPVHWFPWGDEAIEKARREDKLIFLSVGYSTCHWCHVMERESFENPDIAKVMNQFFVNVKVDREERPDIDKIYMTFIQAISGHGGWPMSVFLTPELTPVTGGTYFPPVDKYGQPGFKTVLTTVAHKWIESRSDVLNSGNRILEVLKQSVGAESLHKEAAEPTVDCGLNCVQQLAGSYDNEFGGFTDAPKFPQPVNLNFLFHAYSRDPSSESGKECLNMCLTTLTKMANGGIHDHVGQGFSRYSVDGKWHVPHFEKMLYDQAQLLRSYTDAFVITKDAIFADIVDDIVTYVTRDLHHQAGGFYNAEDADSLPSHDSQEKKEGAFYVWTHGDIKSLLGKPIPGKEDLELSDVFSFHYNVKPEGNVGHSQDPHGELKGQNVLIVYGSLAETAEHFDLSLEDVNKYLQEAREILYQARLKRPRPHLDDKIVTSWNGLMISGLSRAGFALNNKNYIDFAVKAAIFVERYLFDAEKGLLLRSCYNGGGGTITQTSVPINGFHGDYAFMVQGLLDLYEATLDTHWLEFAEKLQDIQDNLFWDPVAGGYFATTEEDRTAILRLKDDHDGAEPSSNSIACGNLLRLNAYLDHAEFNDKASKLLIASRESLTRVPAALPELVSALLHYHDSMTQIYVVGKKDAADTIELLNVIREKFVLGRILLLVDHEDPNNILFRKSKVILNMKSLNNRATVYVCHRHVCSLPVTEPDQLARLLDAKP, encoded by the exons ATGTATGTTATGATTCCGCGAAGATGTTCAATATGGACATCAATTCGACGCTTTTCTTATGAACatcaaatcaaaaaattctccacCAAGGACATTAAACTTCTCCAGGTTGTAGTCAACAAGTGTCATAGCAAAAG ATATATTTATAGCGAACGGTTATTCATTCCTTACAGTGTAAGAATGACCTCGACAACAGTGAAAGGTGAACCTTCTGgaagaaaaatccaaaataaaTTGGCATTTGAGAAGTCTCCTTACCTTTTGCAACATGCATCAAATCCTGTCCattggtttccttggggtgaCGAGGCGATCGAAAAGGCTCGGCGTGAAGATAAGCTTATATTTCTGTCAGTCGGATATTCCACCTGTCATTGGTGCCATGTCATGGAGCGGGAATCATTTGAAAATCCTGACATTGCGAAAGTTATGAATCAGTTTTTTGTCAATGTGAAAGTTGATCGCGAAGAAAGGCCCGACATTGACAAAATATATATGACTTTTATTCAA gctATTTCTGGACACGGTGGATGGCCAATGAGCGTATTTTTGACCCCTGAATTGACCCCTGTTACAGGTGGAACCTATTTTCCGCCTGTTGACAAGTATGGTCAACCTGGTTTTAAAACTGTATTGACCACTGTTGCACACAAA TGGATCGAAAGCAGGAGTGATGTATTAAATTCTGGCAACAGAATCCTTGAAGTATTGAAGCAATCCGTTGGTGCGGAAAGTCTACATAAA GAAGCAGCTGAGCCAACAGTTGATTGTGGGTTAAATTGCGTGCAACAATTGGCAGGCAGCTATGATAATGAATTTGGCGGATTTACAGACGCCCCAAAGTTTCCCCAGCCGGTTAATTTGAACTTTCTATTTCACGCATACTCGAGGGATCCGTCAAGCGAATCTGGCAAAGAATGCTTGAATATGTGTCTAACTACTCTTACCAAAATGGCTAATGGAGGGATTCACGATCACGTTGGTCAG GGGTTCTCACGATACTCTGTAGATGGTAAATGGCATGTACCAcattttgagaaaatgttATATGATCAAGCTCAGCTTCTACGATCCTACACAGATGCTTTTGTTATAACAAAAGATGCTATCTTTGCTGATATTGTCGACGACATCGTCACATATGTAACACGAGATCTGCATCACCAG GCAGGCGGATTCTACAATGCAGAGGATGCAGATTCCTTACCTTCTCACGATtctcaggaaaaaaaagaaggtgcATTTTACGTGTGGACTCATGGAGATATAAAAAGTCTCCTTGGCAAACCCATTCCAGGAAAAGAAGACTTGGAATTATCGgatgtgttttcttttcactacAATGTTAAGCCTGAGGGGAACGTTGGTCATTCGCAA GATCCTCACGGAGAGTTGAAGGGACAAAATGTACTGATAGTCTACGGCAGTTTGGCCGAGACTGCTGAACATTTTGATTTAAGTTTAGAAGatgtgaataaatatttgcaaGAGGCTCGTGAAATATTGTACCAAGCTAGATTGAAGAGGCCCAGGCCTCATCTGGATGACAAGATAGTTACATCATGGAACG gatTAATGATTAGCGGATTGTCACGAGCTGGTTTTGCATTGAATAACAAGAATTACATAGACTTTGCTGTGAAGGCGGCTATTTTTGTTGAACGTTACTTATTCGATGCAGAGAAAGGCTTGTTATTACGTAGCTGTTACAACGGGGGAGGAGGTACAATTACTCAAAC gaGTGTACCGATAAATGGATTTCACGGTGATTACGCTTTCATGGTCCAAGGATTGCTTGATTTATACGAAGCGACGCTGGACACGCACTGGCTtgaatttgctgaaaaattgcAGGATATACAGGACAATTTGTTCTGGGATCCTGTAGCTGGCGGTTATTTTGCTACAACCGAGGAAGATCGCACAGCAATTCTAAGGCTTAAAGATG ATCACGACGGAGCCGAACCGTCGAGTAATTCCATAGCGTGCGGAAATTTGTTACGATTGAACGCCTACCTCGATCATGCGGAGTTCAACGATAAAGCTTCCAAATTACTAATTGCATCCAGAGAATCTCTTACACGTGTTCCCGCTGCTCTACCGGAACTCGTGTCTGCCCTGCTACATTACCATGATTCAATGACGCAG ATCTACGTGGTTGGTAAAAAGGATGCTGCAGATACAATCGAGCTACTCAATGTTATTCGTGAGAAATTTGTTCTTGGACGCATCCTGCTCTTGGTTGACCACGAAGATCctaacaatattttatttcgcaaGAGCAAAGTTATCCTCAACATGAAGTCTCTCAACAATAGAGCAACGGTCTATGTATGTCATCGTCACGTTTGTTCGCTACCAGTTACAGAACCGGACCAGCTTGCCAGGCTTCTTGACGCAAAACCGTAG
- the LOC124407854 gene encoding spermatogenesis-associated protein 20 isoform X2 yields MTSTTVKGEPSGRKIQNKLAFEKSPYLLQHASNPVHWFPWGDEAIEKARREDKLIFLSVGYSTCHWCHVMERESFENPDIAKVMNQFFVNVKVDREERPDIDKIYMTFIQAISGHGGWPMSVFLTPELTPVTGGTYFPPVDKYGQPGFKTVLTTVAHKWIESRSDVLNSGNRILEVLKQSVGAESLHKEAAEPTVDCGLNCVQQLAGSYDNEFGGFTDAPKFPQPVNLNFLFHAYSRDPSSESGKECLNMCLTTLTKMANGGIHDHVGQGFSRYSVDGKWHVPHFEKMLYDQAQLLRSYTDAFVITKDAIFADIVDDIVTYVTRDLHHQAGGFYNAEDADSLPSHDSQEKKEGAFYVWTHGDIKSLLGKPIPGKEDLELSDVFSFHYNVKPEGNVGHSQDPHGELKGQNVLIVYGSLAETAEHFDLSLEDVNKYLQEAREILYQARLKRPRPHLDDKIVTSWNGLMISGLSRAGFALNNKNYIDFAVKAAIFVERYLFDAEKGLLLRSCYNGGGGTITQTSVPINGFHGDYAFMVQGLLDLYEATLDTHWLEFAEKLQDIQDNLFWDPVAGGYFATTEEDRTAILRLKDDHDGAEPSSNSIACGNLLRLNAYLDHAEFNDKASKLLIASRESLTRVPAALPELVSALLHYHDSMTQIYVVGKKDAADTIELLNVIREKFVLGRILLLVDHEDPNNILFRKSKVILNMKSLNNRATVYVCHRHVCSLPVTEPDQLARLLDAKP; encoded by the exons ATGACCTCGACAACAGTGAAAGGTGAACCTTCTGgaagaaaaatccaaaataaaTTGGCATTTGAGAAGTCTCCTTACCTTTTGCAACATGCATCAAATCCTGTCCattggtttccttggggtgaCGAGGCGATCGAAAAGGCTCGGCGTGAAGATAAGCTTATATTTCTGTCAGTCGGATATTCCACCTGTCATTGGTGCCATGTCATGGAGCGGGAATCATTTGAAAATCCTGACATTGCGAAAGTTATGAATCAGTTTTTTGTCAATGTGAAAGTTGATCGCGAAGAAAGGCCCGACATTGACAAAATATATATGACTTTTATTCAA gctATTTCTGGACACGGTGGATGGCCAATGAGCGTATTTTTGACCCCTGAATTGACCCCTGTTACAGGTGGAACCTATTTTCCGCCTGTTGACAAGTATGGTCAACCTGGTTTTAAAACTGTATTGACCACTGTTGCACACAAA TGGATCGAAAGCAGGAGTGATGTATTAAATTCTGGCAACAGAATCCTTGAAGTATTGAAGCAATCCGTTGGTGCGGAAAGTCTACATAAA GAAGCAGCTGAGCCAACAGTTGATTGTGGGTTAAATTGCGTGCAACAATTGGCAGGCAGCTATGATAATGAATTTGGCGGATTTACAGACGCCCCAAAGTTTCCCCAGCCGGTTAATTTGAACTTTCTATTTCACGCATACTCGAGGGATCCGTCAAGCGAATCTGGCAAAGAATGCTTGAATATGTGTCTAACTACTCTTACCAAAATGGCTAATGGAGGGATTCACGATCACGTTGGTCAG GGGTTCTCACGATACTCTGTAGATGGTAAATGGCATGTACCAcattttgagaaaatgttATATGATCAAGCTCAGCTTCTACGATCCTACACAGATGCTTTTGTTATAACAAAAGATGCTATCTTTGCTGATATTGTCGACGACATCGTCACATATGTAACACGAGATCTGCATCACCAG GCAGGCGGATTCTACAATGCAGAGGATGCAGATTCCTTACCTTCTCACGATtctcaggaaaaaaaagaaggtgcATTTTACGTGTGGACTCATGGAGATATAAAAAGTCTCCTTGGCAAACCCATTCCAGGAAAAGAAGACTTGGAATTATCGgatgtgttttcttttcactacAATGTTAAGCCTGAGGGGAACGTTGGTCATTCGCAA GATCCTCACGGAGAGTTGAAGGGACAAAATGTACTGATAGTCTACGGCAGTTTGGCCGAGACTGCTGAACATTTTGATTTAAGTTTAGAAGatgtgaataaatatttgcaaGAGGCTCGTGAAATATTGTACCAAGCTAGATTGAAGAGGCCCAGGCCTCATCTGGATGACAAGATAGTTACATCATGGAACG gatTAATGATTAGCGGATTGTCACGAGCTGGTTTTGCATTGAATAACAAGAATTACATAGACTTTGCTGTGAAGGCGGCTATTTTTGTTGAACGTTACTTATTCGATGCAGAGAAAGGCTTGTTATTACGTAGCTGTTACAACGGGGGAGGAGGTACAATTACTCAAAC gaGTGTACCGATAAATGGATTTCACGGTGATTACGCTTTCATGGTCCAAGGATTGCTTGATTTATACGAAGCGACGCTGGACACGCACTGGCTtgaatttgctgaaaaattgcAGGATATACAGGACAATTTGTTCTGGGATCCTGTAGCTGGCGGTTATTTTGCTACAACCGAGGAAGATCGCACAGCAATTCTAAGGCTTAAAGATG ATCACGACGGAGCCGAACCGTCGAGTAATTCCATAGCGTGCGGAAATTTGTTACGATTGAACGCCTACCTCGATCATGCGGAGTTCAACGATAAAGCTTCCAAATTACTAATTGCATCCAGAGAATCTCTTACACGTGTTCCCGCTGCTCTACCGGAACTCGTGTCTGCCCTGCTACATTACCATGATTCAATGACGCAG ATCTACGTGGTTGGTAAAAAGGATGCTGCAGATACAATCGAGCTACTCAATGTTATTCGTGAGAAATTTGTTCTTGGACGCATCCTGCTCTTGGTTGACCACGAAGATCctaacaatattttatttcgcaaGAGCAAAGTTATCCTCAACATGAAGTCTCTCAACAATAGAGCAACGGTCTATGTATGTCATCGTCACGTTTGTTCGCTACCAGTTACAGAACCGGACCAGCTTGCCAGGCTTCTTGACGCAAAACCGTAG